ATCGAGCGGTTTGACGTTGAGCGTGATTCTCATTCCCGACCGGTTCCATGGAGAGGAGGCCTTTGCGGACGAGGTTCCAGGAGACGAGGCactcgacgcggaggacgccggcgcgtccgcgtggtTCGCCTGCGGGCACGACGCAGGAGGAGTCTGCGCGGACTCGgccgcgccctgccgcgacgaggaaggggcCGGGGTAGGGgcagagggggagagggggggtaggggtcgtcgaggaagagggggggcagaggggggagggggaggggtaGTAGGAGGAGTAGCGGTAGTAGGGGTAAGGGGGGGCGTAGAGGCGAGAACGTCCGCCCTATTATGAGTGGCTGGGCGAGAGgctttcgccgcggccggcgtagcggctgcagcctgcgcagcgtgggcggcctgcgacgcggaggcggccgcctgTCTGGCGTGGCAGTGAGGTGATCCGGGTGGGATGAGGAATCGCCCACTGAAGTACTTCAGGTGGACGTACGCTCGGTTGGTCGCCTGGCCCATTTCAATCAGCCTCCCGCTGTagctgcagagaagcgacAAGCGACATTCACACGCACGGAAACAGGAACAGATCCATGCAGATGCCAAAGGCGATCGACGGGGTGTCACTGTCGTCAGCCGCGGCGATGCGCAGCGGACGGCCACCCCATAGGAGTGACCACGTAGTCTTCTCTTAACACGAGCGGAGGTGATGAACGAGGAACAGCGCCCATTTGGCAGTCGGCGCCCAGAGAAATGGACCGCATGAAGCCAGAGTAACATGTGAGGACAAATTTGGGAGGATTAACCGCGTGTGCATTTAAATCCCAGGTGAAATCTGCCGTTCCGCTATCAAGCAGACGGCTCCTTTCTCGTTCGGCGATACGGTCACGTGTGCAGCTCTTGACACTGCGCACCAGAGAGGCCCTTTTACAGCTTCTAGCGCTCAACTCTCATGTTCGGAGACGGCGGGCAGCGGCTCTGGATATCGCTGAGCATGGAGGAAGACCGTCTGGAAAGAGACGTACCGGGGGCTCTGCCTGGCAACTTCGAGGATGGTGCAGGCACATCTTTTGCTAACGGCGGAGATGACGACGCGCGTAAACTCGAACACGACATCCATTGTAGTATccctcgacgaggagggacGCGAGACACTGACTTGGAAAACTCGAGAGCGGAGAGCTGGAGAGGGAAGGAGACATCTTCGAGCGAACGGTGCGTTCAGCAAGAGCTAAGCGGCCTACGCGCAGGGGCCTTCCATAGCCTCCCCGTCCACCACTTTGCAGGGAGTGAACGTTCACACAGCGAAAGTCGGCGCTGGAAGGCCGCCTCTGTAAGAGCTGCGCCCACTGAAAGAGAGCCAGGGAGCCATCTGGCAAATCCGAAAGACACAGGAAACTACACGGGAGAAAGCGGCCTCTAGCTTTAAAAGCAGGCGGCACCcgacgagaggaaggaactcgccgacgccgaggtgTAGAGAGTTAACCACTCTGTGCACAGCTCAAATTCGTGCCACTTCGGAAACCATTCCCGACGCTCCCTGAAAAGTACCAAGGTGAAAACGTGAGAGAAGTCTCTTCCATCGCTCATGCTGCCTTTGTCGGAGGCTC
The Besnoitia besnoiti strain Bb-Ger1 chromosome VIII, whole genome shotgun sequence genome window above contains:
- a CDS encoding hypothetical protein (encoded by transcript BESB_083840); its protein translation is MDVVFEFTRVVISAVSKRCACTILEVARQSPRYSGRLIEMGQATNRAYVHLKYFSGRFLIPPGSPHCHARQAAASASQAAHAAQAAAATPAAAKASRPATHNRADVLASTPPLTPTTATPPTTPPPPPSAPPLPRRPLPPLSPSAPTPAPSSSRQGAAESAQTPPASCPQANHADAPASSASSASSPGTSSAKASSPWNRSGMRITLNVKPLDEDKALEVGAEALSDGIVMLVMLCLVTVGLYIRRLYAARSEAKVRQREEALRERHAETQRQLEQVIFFLQQTFPDFELSQTTAAAAQADATLNLPQQPPRPQQEGAVAHPTR